One Candidatus Uhrbacteria bacterium genomic region harbors:
- a CDS encoding MBL fold metallo-hydrolase, protein MQFVSHGLGCVDMTAKHAQGEMRVVMDPYASSVGMRPPRLLKADLIVASHDAPESHALEGIEGKPFVIDIPGEYEVGGIFCYALPVPRKDGSAHFVSRLTAEGLEVAHLGALDRPLSEEELKLLGDVDILFVPVGGGVVLDAETAAEVVTAIEPRAVVPIYFGASSIGVKELGPEKFLRALGSTSKEEQVKWKVAKKDLTEDVLQVVVLRRE, encoded by the coding sequence ATGCAATTTGTCTCTCACGGACTTGGGTGTGTGGATATGACGGCAAAGCACGCGCAGGGCGAAATGCGCGTGGTTATGGATCCGTATGCGTCGAGCGTTGGCATGCGTCCGCCGCGGTTGCTTAAAGCAGATTTGATTGTTGCTTCCCATGATGCGCCGGAATCGCACGCGCTTGAGGGTATAGAAGGAAAGCCTTTCGTCATAGATATTCCGGGCGAGTACGAAGTGGGTGGCATATTCTGCTACGCCCTTCCCGTTCCGCGCAAAGATGGGAGTGCACACTTCGTTTCACGACTGACGGCCGAGGGATTGGAGGTCGCGCATTTAGGCGCGCTTGACCGTCCGCTTTCGGAGGAAGAATTGAAATTGCTTGGGGATGTAGACATCCTGTTTGTGCCCGTGGGCGGCGGGGTGGTGCTCGATGCCGAGACGGCCGCAGAAGTCGTGACGGCCATTGAGCCGCGCGCGGTCGTCCCGATCTATTTTGGGGCATCTTCTATCGGCGTGAAAGAGTTGGGGCCGGAAAAATTTTTGCGCGCGCTTGGCAGTACCTCCAAAGAAGAACAGGTCAAATGGAAAGTCGCCAAAAAAGACTTGACGGAGGACGTTCTTCAAGTTGTTGTTTTACGCCGCGAATAG
- a CDS encoding S1 RNA-binding domain-containing protein, protein MTDQIPLSPFGALLAENEAYLLFPKLGDIVKGKVVSANRREVRLDLSGVAVGVVRGRELFAESEEYASLEPGNEIEATVIGLENENGEIELSFRFTGAQKAWEGLRDGQTKSEIVKAKILDANKGGLIVQVGHVTGFLPVSQLSPDHYPRVSGGDKQKILEKLKTYVGESFDVRLLDVNEQDEKLIVSEKAVWEEKRKSEISQYKVGNTVDGDVTALADFGAFVKFDALEGLVHISEIAWQRIDHPKDVLKVGDHVRAEIIGIEGSKIFLSMKKLMEDPWRNVEKRYKVGDVVKGKVLKVNPFGFFVELDQDIHGLAHVSELSEKPVEDLHTIANEGDTIDFKVVSIEPKEHRLGLSLKAMKEPTAPVKEDVPQAA, encoded by the coding sequence ATGACCGATCAAATCCCTCTCTCCCCTTTTGGCGCTCTTCTCGCCGAGAACGAGGCCTATTTGCTTTTCCCAAAGCTGGGTGACATCGTGAAAGGTAAGGTCGTCTCTGCCAACCGCCGCGAGGTGCGCCTCGACTTGAGTGGTGTCGCCGTGGGTGTCGTACGCGGCCGCGAACTTTTTGCCGAATCCGAAGAATACGCGTCGCTTGAGCCAGGCAACGAAATCGAAGCAACGGTAATTGGTCTTGAAAACGAAAACGGCGAGATCGAACTCTCCTTCCGATTCACGGGTGCCCAAAAGGCATGGGAAGGACTGCGTGATGGCCAGACCAAGAGCGAGATTGTGAAAGCGAAGATCCTCGACGCCAACAAAGGCGGCCTTATTGTGCAGGTGGGCCATGTCACAGGCTTCCTTCCCGTCTCGCAACTCTCCCCCGACCACTACCCACGCGTATCGGGCGGCGACAAGCAGAAAATCTTGGAGAAGTTGAAAACATACGTCGGGGAATCTTTCGACGTGCGCCTTCTGGATGTGAATGAACAAGATGAAAAACTCATCGTCTCGGAAAAGGCTGTGTGGGAAGAGAAGCGTAAAAGCGAAATCTCTCAGTATAAAGTTGGCAATACCGTGGACGGAGACGTTACCGCGCTTGCGGACTTCGGCGCGTTTGTAAAATTCGACGCGCTGGAAGGATTGGTGCACATCAGTGAAATCGCCTGGCAGCGCATTGACCACCCCAAAGATGTCCTCAAGGTCGGCGACCATGTACGCGCCGAGATCATCGGTATAGAGGGATCAAAGATCTTCCTCTCCATGAAGAAACTTATGGAAGATCCGTGGCGTAATGTGGAGAAGAGGTACAAAGTGGGCGACGTGGTAAAGGGCAAAGTGTTAAAAGTAAATCCCTTCGGCTTCTTTGTAGAACTGGACCAAGACATCCACGGCTTGGCGCACGTAAGTGAGCTTTCGGAAAAGCCCGTGGAAGATCTTCACACCATTGCCAATGAGGGCGACACGATTGATTTCAAAGTGGTGTCCATTGAACCAAAAGAGCACCGCCTGGGCTTGAGCCTCAAGGCAATGAAGGAACCCACGGCTCCTGTCAAAGAAGATGTGCCGCAAGCGGCATAA
- the hflB gene encoding ATP-dependent zinc metalloprotease FtsH yields MKPLSKNVIVFLLVILAFGAILSTTRTTQEKPVEASVSEIVASIHASTITKIEVRGTEMIAFASDGRQLKATKESQPSVPELLSTYGVSGDELARLPIEIKQNSGKHYLLSVLLPSLLPLFILLLVFYLMFRQFQGANGRALQFGMSGAKEVSAEDRARVTFADVAGAKEAKEELEEVVDFLKQPKKFTEVGAKIPKGVLLMGAPGTGKTLLARAVAGEADVPFFHISGSSFVEMFVGVGAARVRDLFAKAKKSAPCIVFIDEIDAVGRHRGAGLGGGHDEREQTLNQILVEMDGFETNLGVIVMAATNRPDVLDPALLRPGRFDRRVVIDLPDINDREAILKIHAKNKPLAEGANLRRLAERTVGFSGADLESVLNEAAIATARHDETTISMQRLTDAIEKVLLGPERKSHVLTERERTVTAYHEAGHAFVAHTLPHADPVHKISIISRGRAAGYTMNLPSEDRKMHTRASFLDDMAVFLGGYVSESLHFGDVTTGASDDLKRATALARDLVTRYGMSEALGARTYGSASQEIFLGRDYHEMRDYSDATAEAIDQEILRLVEEAKGRARKIIEENRDKMKIIADELLVKETIEKERFEELVGAKTSMKEEYGARVQT; encoded by the coding sequence ATGAAACCTCTCTCGAAAAATGTCATTGTCTTTCTCCTCGTGATCCTTGCGTTTGGCGCCATTCTTTCGACAACCAGAACAACGCAAGAAAAACCTGTCGAGGCTTCCGTGTCGGAAATTGTTGCAAGCATCCATGCCAGCACTATCACGAAAATTGAGGTGCGCGGCACAGAAATGATCGCGTTTGCGAGCGATGGCCGACAATTGAAGGCTACGAAAGAATCCCAGCCGTCCGTGCCCGAACTTTTGTCCACCTACGGCGTGAGCGGCGACGAATTGGCGCGCTTGCCCATTGAGATCAAACAAAACAGCGGCAAGCATTACCTCTTGAGTGTCCTCCTTCCCTCGCTCCTGCCGCTCTTCATCCTGCTCCTCGTGTTCTATCTCATGTTCCGGCAGTTCCAGGGAGCGAATGGCCGCGCGCTGCAGTTTGGCATGAGCGGTGCAAAGGAAGTAAGTGCGGAAGATCGTGCGCGCGTCACGTTTGCCGATGTTGCAGGCGCGAAGGAGGCAAAGGAAGAGCTTGAGGAAGTTGTAGATTTCTTGAAGCAACCAAAAAAGTTTACCGAGGTGGGCGCAAAGATTCCGAAGGGCGTGCTCCTCATGGGCGCACCCGGCACCGGAAAAACGCTCCTCGCTCGCGCGGTCGCGGGAGAGGCTGACGTGCCGTTCTTTCATATTTCCGGTTCTTCATTTGTAGAAATGTTCGTAGGGGTGGGCGCTGCACGCGTGCGCGACCTCTTCGCAAAGGCGAAAAAGAGCGCTCCCTGCATTGTCTTCATTGACGAGATCGATGCCGTAGGGCGCCATCGCGGGGCGGGACTTGGCGGCGGGCACGATGAGCGCGAGCAAACGCTCAACCAGATCTTGGTCGAGATGGATGGATTTGAAACAAACCTGGGCGTCATCGTGATGGCTGCCACCAATCGCCCCGACGTTCTCGACCCGGCTTTGCTGCGTCCGGGCCGTTTTGACCGGCGCGTCGTCATTGACTTGCCTGACATTAACGACCGTGAGGCCATTTTGAAGATCCACGCAAAGAACAAACCGCTGGCGGAGGGAGCAAATCTTCGCCGTCTCGCCGAGCGCACCGTAGGATTTTCCGGCGCCGATTTGGAGAGTGTTCTGAACGAAGCGGCGATTGCAACCGCGCGCCACGACGAAACGACCATCTCCATGCAGAGACTCACCGATGCCATTGAAAAAGTCCTCCTGGGCCCCGAACGCAAGAGCCATGTACTCACAGAGCGCGAGCGTACCGTCACGGCTTATCACGAGGCAGGCCATGCCTTTGTCGCGCACACGCTTCCCCATGCCGACCCCGTGCACAAAATTTCCATCATTAGCCGCGGACGTGCTGCTGGCTACACCATGAATCTCCCCTCCGAAGATCGCAAAATGCACACGCGCGCTTCATTCCTCGATGACATGGCAGTGTTTCTGGGCGGTTATGTTTCCGAGAGCCTCCATTTTGGCGACGTGACGACGGGTGCGTCCGATGATCTCAAACGCGCCACCGCACTGGCACGCGACCTTGTTACACGCTACGGTATGAGCGAGGCGCTCGGCGCCCGCACCTATGGGAGTGCTTCGCAGGAGATTTTCCTCGGCCGCGACTACCACGAGATGCGTGACTATTCTGACGCCACTGCGGAGGCCATCGATCAAGAGATCTTGCGGCTTGTGGAGGAAGCAAAAGGACGCGCCAGGAAGATCATTGAGGAAAATCGTGATAAGATGAAGATAATCGCCGACGAACTCTTGGTGAAAGAAACCATCGAGAAAGAACGTTTTGAAGAATTGGTCGGCGCTAAAACGTCCATGAAGGAGGAGTATGGCGCACGCGTCCAAACGTAA
- a CDS encoding type II/IV secretion system protein codes for MSTHMPSIEDLLKKPAPGAGVRAKLESEKTAPEKFEERMTSIQLKEKETAIAEAAAGSGVPYVALRGLAISPEALSLLPETDAQHLRMVPFFWVGSEVRLAAIHPEETAVQDAAFSLGERNKAHIVVYQVSEDSLAYGLGLYAALPKITAIIKGVRLTQEEIERYQQAMQALSDVAKLLTSNRVSDTVSILVAAALQFDSSDIHIEAEENSIAVRFRIDGVLTDIMTLPKDTWKKMVARLKLISGLKINITDRPQDGRYTIFLNEGDTDVRVSTLPTNWGESVVMRILRPSSIRVEFHDLGFRSKAFAKLQAEMQKPHGMILTTGPTGSGKTTTLYAMLQKLNTKDVKIITLEDPIEYHLAGINQSQVDAARTYTFAAGLRSILRQDPDIIMVGEIRDLETAETAVNAALTGHLLLSTVHTNDAAGAIPRLLNMGVKGFLLSQAVNVVLGQRLVRRLCASCKQPAALSPEDLTRAREQLESIPEASGERLASLEGLTFFTAKGCDKCHGGYKGRLGIYEVLLMDALVAEKMKEGSISTEDMRTIAVAQGMVTMFQDGLLKALEGLTSLEELTRVAST; via the coding sequence ATGAGCACGCACATGCCCTCTATTGAAGACCTCTTGAAGAAGCCCGCGCCAGGGGCCGGAGTTCGCGCAAAACTAGAATCCGAAAAAACGGCGCCAGAAAAATTTGAAGAGCGGATGACGTCCATTCAGTTGAAGGAGAAGGAGACGGCAATCGCAGAAGCCGCCGCAGGTTCCGGGGTTCCCTACGTCGCGCTACGCGGCCTCGCCATTTCTCCAGAAGCCCTCTCTCTTTTGCCCGAAACGGATGCGCAACACCTGCGGATGGTTCCCTTTTTTTGGGTGGGTTCGGAAGTGCGCCTTGCCGCAATACACCCAGAGGAGACCGCCGTCCAAGATGCGGCGTTTAGTTTGGGAGAACGCAACAAGGCACATATCGTGGTGTATCAAGTTTCCGAAGACTCTCTCGCCTATGGCCTCGGTCTATACGCGGCGCTTCCCAAAATCACCGCAATCATCAAAGGCGTGCGTCTTACGCAAGAAGAGATCGAGCGCTACCAGCAGGCCATGCAGGCGCTTTCTGATGTCGCCAAGCTCCTTACAAGCAATCGTGTTTCAGACACGGTCTCTATTCTCGTTGCTGCTGCTTTGCAATTCGACTCTTCCGACATCCACATCGAAGCTGAAGAGAACAGCATCGCCGTCCGATTCCGCATTGATGGTGTGCTTACCGACATCATGACCCTACCTAAAGACACATGGAAAAAAATGGTCGCTCGGCTCAAGCTGATCTCGGGTCTCAAGATCAACATCACCGACCGGCCACAAGACGGCCGCTACACGATTTTCTTAAATGAGGGGGATACGGACGTGCGTGTTTCCACACTCCCCACGAATTGGGGCGAGTCGGTCGTCATGCGTATTCTGCGCCCCTCCTCCATTCGCGTAGAGTTTCACGACTTGGGGTTCCGTTCGAAGGCGTTTGCAAAACTGCAAGCGGAAATGCAGAAACCGCACGGGATGATCCTTACGACGGGACCCACCGGTTCGGGAAAAACCACGACACTCTATGCCATGCTGCAAAAACTGAACACGAAAGATGTAAAGATTATCACGCTCGAAGATCCTATTGAGTATCACCTGGCGGGCATCAACCAGTCGCAAGTGGACGCGGCCAGAACCTACACGTTCGCGGCAGGACTCCGCTCCATCTTGCGCCAGGATCCGGACATCATCATGGTGGGGGAAATCCGCGATCTGGAAACCGCTGAGACAGCCGTGAATGCGGCACTCACGGGTCACCTCCTCCTTTCCACCGTCCACACAAACGACGCGGCTGGCGCTATTCCACGCCTCCTCAACATGGGCGTAAAAGGGTTCCTCCTCTCGCAAGCAGTCAATGTGGTTTTGGGACAGCGCTTGGTACGTCGCCTATGCGCCTCGTGCAAACAGCCAGCGGCTCTTTCGCCCGAAGACCTCACCCGCGCGCGCGAACAACTGGAATCTATCCCTGAAGCATCCGGCGAGCGTCTTGCATCGCTCGAGGGGCTTACGTTCTTTACGGCAAAAGGGTGCGATAAGTGTCACGGCGGATACAAAGGCCGGCTTGGTATCTACGAGGTCTTGCTTATGGATGCGCTTGTCGCAGAAAAGATGAAAGAAGGATCGATCTCCACCGAAGATATGCGCACAATCGCCGTCGCGCAGGGCATGGTCACGATGTTCCAAGACGGATTACTGAAAGCACTTGAAGGACTTACAAGTCTTGAGGAATTAACGCGCGTCGCCTCCACATAA
- the tsaE gene encoding tRNA (adenosine(37)-N6)-threonylcarbamoyltransferase complex ATPase subunit type 1 TsaE, translating to MTKTWHTEREEELSPVAKDLIASMRGGEVTLLRGELGVGKTAFVRALAKSLGSTTPVRSPTFTLVHVYKTTHPIIRYLVHADFYRLSSAEGAWKHLGLDEWAERKDAIIVVEWPDEETKNRHDAGWDILFQFGATETARTIDVTPLCGGDAR from the coding sequence ATGACAAAAACGTGGCACACAGAAAGAGAAGAGGAACTTTCTCCTGTTGCGAAGGATTTGATTGCGTCTATGCGCGGCGGGGAGGTGACCCTGCTTCGCGGGGAGCTTGGCGTGGGGAAGACGGCGTTTGTCCGCGCGCTTGCCAAATCGCTTGGGTCGACGACACCTGTGCGGAGTCCCACGTTCACGCTCGTGCATGTGTATAAAACAACGCATCCAATCATCCGGTATCTTGTCCATGCGGATTTTTATCGCCTCTCCTCTGCAGAGGGTGCATGGAAACATCTCGGACTGGACGAATGGGCGGAGAGGAAGGACGCGATTATCGTTGTGGAGTGGCCCGATGAGGAGACAAAAAACCGGCATGACGCCGGGTGGGACATCCTGTTTCAGTTTGGAGCGACAGAAACTGCCCGCACGATCGACGTGACTCCTTTATGTGGAGGCGACGCGCGTTAA
- the tsaD gene encoding tRNA (adenosine(37)-N6)-threonylcarbamoyltransferase complex transferase subunit TsaD — protein sequence MRVLAIETSCDETAVAIVSEQEGKFIVEKNLVSSQMQTHAKYGGVVPEVAARMHMESLFPVLKEAGVSRRGEDIDAIAVTQGPGLVVALRVGVECAKTLAHLWQKPLVAVNHLEGHVASAWLGQETPLFPLLALIVSGGHTEWVLFKSFIHRTYLGGTRDDAAGEAFDKVAKLLGLGYPGGPALSQLAEGGSSSAIAFPRPMMDADTLEVSFSGLKTAVRRVVHDGAAAPHSLADIAASFEEAVVDTLARKTAQAIRAYAPASLTVVGGVSANRPLRERLNVLAASHRLPLLIPELKFCTDNAAMIGVAGLLKAREGLFVDPLTLESDPHLSLV from the coding sequence ATGCGCGTGTTGGCGATTGAAACAAGCTGCGATGAAACGGCGGTGGCCATTGTTTCTGAACAAGAGGGAAAGTTTATTGTTGAGAAAAATCTTGTCTCTTCTCAAATGCAGACCCATGCCAAATATGGTGGTGTCGTGCCGGAGGTGGCGGCGCGCATGCATATGGAAAGCCTTTTTCCTGTCCTTAAAGAAGCCGGGGTGTCGCGAAGGGGAGAAGATATAGATGCCATTGCTGTCACGCAAGGACCCGGACTTGTCGTGGCACTTCGCGTAGGCGTGGAGTGTGCCAAGACGCTTGCGCACCTTTGGCAAAAGCCGCTCGTCGCGGTTAATCATCTGGAAGGGCATGTGGCGAGCGCCTGGCTGGGACAGGAAACTCCATTGTTTCCTCTTCTTGCACTGATCGTATCTGGCGGTCACACGGAGTGGGTTTTGTTTAAAAGTTTTATTCATCGCACCTATCTTGGCGGTACGCGCGATGATGCCGCGGGGGAGGCGTTCGACAAAGTGGCAAAGTTGCTTGGGCTCGGATACCCGGGCGGCCCGGCCCTCTCGCAACTGGCAGAGGGGGGTTCGTCCTCGGCGATTGCGTTTCCGCGCCCGATGATGGATGCTGACACACTTGAAGTAAGTTTCAGTGGACTCAAAACCGCCGTTCGCCGGGTGGTGCATGATGGAGCCGCCGCGCCTCACTCTCTTGCCGACATCGCTGCAAGTTTTGAAGAAGCGGTCGTGGATACACTAGCGCGAAAAACCGCGCAGGCGATCCGTGCGTATGCTCCCGCGTCGCTTACGGTGGTGGGTGGCGTATCGGCGAACCGGCCTCTGCGCGAGCGGCTGAATGTGCTTGCCGCGTCTCACCGTCTTCCCCTTCTTATTCCGGAGTTGAAATTTTGCACAGATAACGCGGCGATGATCGGCGTGGCGGGGCTTTTGAAAGCACGGGAAGGACTATTTGTTGACCCGCTGACGCTTGAGTCTGATCCGCATCTTTCGCTTGTATGA
- a CDS encoding class I SAM-dependent methyltransferase, with amino-acid sequence MLQRERAQWDDYELLDSGGLEKCERFGSVVLVRPEPQALWEKANAGSLWKKAHARFVQEGAEGRWITARPLPEPWELRWNNLVFGLELTSFKHTGIFPEQAANWKYLESVLHPGSSVLNLFGYTGAASLVAAGCGAHVVHVDASKPSVTWGKENVKRSGLEGRQIRWIVDDAKKFVAREGRRGHRYHAILLDPPAFGRGPSGEVWKFERDLFLTLKECGKITAEHGHVLVNAYSLGFSAVIIEQVVKSALPFVRETETIELTLQESTPRAFVLPGGVTVRAVW; translated from the coding sequence ATGCTGCAGCGCGAGAGAGCACAATGGGACGATTATGAGCTGTTGGACTCCGGAGGATTAGAAAAATGCGAACGGTTCGGTTCGGTTGTGTTGGTGCGCCCTGAACCACAGGCCCTTTGGGAAAAGGCTAACGCCGGAAGTCTGTGGAAAAAGGCTCACGCGCGCTTTGTGCAAGAAGGAGCAGAGGGCCGGTGGATCACCGCGCGTCCCTTGCCGGAGCCCTGGGAACTTCGCTGGAACAACTTGGTCTTCGGACTTGAGCTTACCTCTTTTAAACACACGGGCATTTTTCCCGAACAGGCAGCAAACTGGAAATATCTGGAGAGTGTTCTGCACCCGGGTTCTTCCGTTTTAAATCTTTTCGGATACACGGGTGCCGCGAGCCTTGTCGCCGCAGGATGCGGAGCCCACGTGGTGCATGTGGATGCCAGCAAACCCTCTGTGACGTGGGGAAAAGAAAATGTGAAACGGTCAGGGTTGGAGGGCCGGCAGATACGCTGGATTGTGGATGACGCCAAAAAATTTGTCGCGCGCGAAGGTCGGCGCGGCCACCGTTACCATGCCATCCTCCTTGACCCGCCGGCATTTGGTCGCGGTCCGAGCGGCGAAGTGTGGAAGTTTGAACGTGACCTTTTCCTTACCCTGAAAGAATGCGGGAAGATCACTGCAGAACATGGACATGTACTTGTGAACGCTTACTCGCTCGGTTTCTCTGCCGTCATTATCGAACAAGTTGTGAAAAGCGCCCTTCCTTTCGTGCGCGAAACGGAGACGATCGAACTTACGCTCCAAGAATCCACCCCGCGCGCCTTTGTCTTGCCCGGCGGCGTCACGGTGCGCGCCGTATGGTGA
- a CDS encoding RluA family pseudouridine synthase, producing MVKFPVILYEDNHLIAVEKPAGLPMEPGGKSPKNLLDEVKSFIKTRDHKPGRVFLGLVHRLDRPVSGVVLFAKTSKAAARLSAQFRLHTVEKIYHALVETGGSVPPKGWQTLEQFITKEEPGKCVRVSENGESKGQKAVMKFCFLKERHGKALVEIKPLTGRPHQIRAGLSSRGFPILGDGLYGSTEAYNKGIALHAMSLSFEHPTTKERVYIESVGDLSEQI from the coding sequence ATGGTGAAGTTCCCCGTTATCCTCTACGAAGACAACCACCTCATTGCGGTAGAGAAGCCGGCGGGCCTTCCTATGGAGCCCGGCGGAAAGAGTCCCAAAAACCTTCTCGACGAAGTGAAGTCTTTCATCAAAACACGTGACCATAAACCCGGACGCGTTTTTTTGGGACTGGTACACCGGCTCGACCGGCCCGTGAGCGGCGTCGTGTTGTTCGCAAAGACAAGTAAAGCCGCCGCGCGGCTTTCCGCGCAGTTTCGTTTACACACCGTCGAGAAAATCTATCATGCCCTAGTGGAGACAGGAGGGTCGGTGCCGCCGAAGGGTTGGCAAACTCTCGAGCAATTTATTACAAAGGAGGAACCGGGAAAATGTGTGCGTGTGTCAGAGAATGGGGAAAGCAAGGGGCAGAAAGCCGTCATGAAGTTTTGCTTTCTTAAAGAGCGGCACGGAAAAGCCCTCGTGGAAATTAAGCCGCTTACGGGCCGACCGCATCAAATTCGAGCCGGCCTTTCTTCCCGCGGATTTCCCATATTGGGTGATGGTCTTTACGGGTCTACGGAAGCCTATAACAAGGGAATCGCCCTTCATGCAATGTCCCTTTCTTTTGAACATCCCACAACAAAAGAGCGTGTCTATATCGAAAGTGTCGGAGATTTGTCGGAACAAATCTGA
- a CDS encoding TrmB family transcriptional regulator, translated as MKKPLYSPELLETLGIGTKEMDIYMALLRLGTAPLRLVAEEAHVNRGLCYDALKRLVSRGLAGYVDAKRHRYFRAEDPGRLRALATKKEVAIEEAREELGRLIPLLQATTGVSEYRPAVRYLEGTAGVHDLLEDVLRVSEETRDRLYRVYSSAGLRDLISAAWPRFKEERVRRGVRVRAISIGEGGTTVGLDERRWLSKSAEAPSYIFIYAGKTACVAQDRHRQLFGVITEDAAIAKTQQLIFDALWKQLPS; from the coding sequence ATGAAGAAGCCTCTTTACTCGCCGGAACTGTTGGAGACTCTGGGTATCGGCACAAAAGAGATGGATATTTACATGGCGCTCCTGCGGCTTGGCACAGCTCCTCTCCGCCTTGTGGCGGAAGAAGCCCATGTCAACCGCGGTCTGTGTTACGACGCTCTCAAGCGACTGGTCTCGCGAGGACTCGCGGGATACGTAGACGCCAAGCGTCATAGATATTTCCGTGCCGAGGACCCCGGGAGATTGCGCGCGCTTGCCACCAAAAAAGAAGTGGCGATCGAGGAAGCGCGCGAAGAGCTCGGTCGTCTCATCCCCCTCTTACAAGCCACCACGGGCGTGAGTGAATACCGCCCGGCAGTGCGCTATCTGGAAGGGACTGCAGGAGTGCATGATCTTTTAGAAGATGTCTTGCGTGTAAGCGAGGAGACGCGAGACAGACTGTATCGCGTGTATTCCTCCGCGGGATTGCGCGACCTCATCTCTGCCGCATGGCCGAGATTCAAGGAGGAACGCGTCCGTCGAGGTGTGCGTGTACGCGCTATCTCGATCGGTGAAGGAGGGACGACGGTTGGCCTTGATGAGCGGCGATGGCTTTCCAAAAGTGCTGAAGCGCCATCTTACATCTTCATATACGCGGGCAAGACCGCCTGCGTAGCCCAAGACCGTCACCGCCAGCTATTTGGGGTGATTACCGAAGACGCTGCCATCGCCAAGACCCAGCAACTCATTTTTGATGCCCTATGGAAGCAACTGCCCTCGTAA
- a CDS encoding NUDIX domain-containing protein, translated as MEATALVTPPFYPKHISAGTVLYRVSPVGDYRFLIMYRRKSGTWHLPKGTQRPEETLEETAMRETQDETGMTPKLEEFLGTVESTFERSGEPIQKETHYYLARLADEFSRIPDNEHDIRVFVHFHEADRFLREGTIYEEEWGVLEEAYARLLEREEK; from the coding sequence ATGGAAGCAACTGCCCTCGTAACGCCGCCCTTTTACCCCAAGCACATTTCCGCCGGCACGGTCTTGTACCGTGTGAGTCCTGTAGGGGATTACCGATTCCTTATTATGTATCGCCGGAAATCGGGCACATGGCACCTGCCTAAGGGTACGCAACGTCCAGAAGAAACACTTGAAGAGACCGCCATGCGCGAGACGCAAGACGAAACTGGCATGACTCCCAAACTGGAGGAGTTCCTCGGCACTGTCGAGTCCACGTTCGAACGGAGTGGCGAACCCATCCAAAAAGAAACACACTACTACTTGGCGCGGTTGGCAGATGAGTTTTCCCGAATTCCAGACAATGAGCATGACATTCGTGTATTCGTTCATTTTCACGAGGCGGATCGGTTTCTGCGCGAAGGAACGATCTACGAAGAGGAGTGGGGGGTTCTTGAGGAGGCCTACGCACGGCTTCTCGAGCGCGAAGAGAAGTGA
- a CDS encoding glycosyltransferase family 2 protein — translation MEVDATVLIVIAALNEASGLPQTLEALRNECGEEAEVVVVDDGSTDETALFAELGGASLIRQEQCTGKCAAVMRGIRERIQPHHRAVVTCDADGQHQAEDVRRVLEALRKYDVVFTSRYRGDCPIAIGEPPVDRQFLNAMVTAAVERIVPWGLTDPVCGLRGFRVHIARWLLTQEFVTQGYGLELETVFRLCFLQGARTGTAPFSMTEIPIRPVYAGTPKMSAYYAEGSLRVAERSTRAADHLETLTSLMRAFGFHTIPRDQGLVELVRASGAHLRAVGGPSGPTAA, via the coding sequence ATGGAAGTAGATGCAACGGTGTTGATCGTGATCGCTGCCCTCAATGAGGCCAGCGGTCTTCCCCAAACCCTGGAAGCACTCAGGAATGAGTGCGGAGAGGAGGCAGAAGTCGTCGTTGTAGACGACGGCTCAACAGACGAGACGGCACTCTTCGCCGAGCTGGGTGGGGCAAGCCTCATCCGGCAGGAGCAATGCACGGGCAAGTGCGCCGCTGTGATGCGGGGCATTCGCGAGCGGATCCAGCCGCATCACCGCGCCGTCGTTACCTGCGACGCGGACGGACAGCACCAGGCGGAAGACGTCCGCCGGGTTCTCGAAGCCCTCCGGAAGTACGACGTGGTCTTCACGTCGCGCTACCGGGGTGACTGCCCCATCGCCATCGGCGAGCCGCCGGTGGATCGGCAATTCCTGAACGCGATGGTCACGGCCGCGGTAGAACGCATCGTCCCGTGGGGTCTCACGGACCCGGTCTGCGGACTGCGCGGATTCCGGGTCCACATCGCGCGCTGGCTCCTCACGCAGGAGTTCGTGACGCAAGGCTACGGTCTCGAGCTTGAGACGGTCTTCCGTCTCTGCTTCCTGCAGGGAGCACGCACGGGCACAGCACCCTTCAGCATGACCGAGATTCCCATCCGGCCGGTCTATGCGGGGACGCCCAAGATGAGTGCCTACTACGCCGAGGGATCTCTACGTGTGGCCGAACGCTCCACGCGAGCCGCCGACCACCTCGAGACGCTCACGAGTCTCATGCGCGCCTTCGGGTTCCATACCATTCCGCGGGATCAAGGTCTCGTGGAGCTGGTGCGGGCCAGCGGGGCCCACCTGCGCGCCGTGGGAGGCCCATCGGGTCCCACCGCCGCATAG